Proteins encoded together in one Desulfobacter hydrogenophilus window:
- a CDS encoding TrbI/VirB10 family protein, producing MTAPKGLKRPGVMTTVLSKKPIFLMMGLIFVIVMLLVFSIFDDGGDRNKNKNQKTLLIKPGQASTTTDEEGLNLPKPPKGKGVVQEDGSKESEDPPQKKSDREPIHVIAASKPQKKSKAAFNKLIEKQKLEAMQYRFELKRSALTSPLIKYQKDTPIFTSTDFTISNSSSRLGALKQELAQAKSSLNKLNQNGLTKKNGTATFLGSSRGKTSLTLSALQSNTESDGSNDDGGGEWDNGYMMDQETNALSIKTGSILPSVLITGINSTLAGYISCQISQNVWDTATGDNLLIPQGTKVFGQYQNQVLMGQERLFVVWKRLIFPDGRTMTLNDMPGADQLGYSGLKDQVDNHYLRIYGHALLMSIVTGTTAFAIDSLNKDTSDSTTFSESMGSAVAEQMGQTTMSLLSKHMNMSPTLNIRPGYRLNVVVVKDLNFTEPYEGKL from the coding sequence ATGACTGCGCCAAAGGGATTAAAAAGACCTGGTGTTATGACTACTGTTTTAAGTAAAAAACCCATTTTTCTTATGATGGGACTTATTTTTGTTATTGTTATGTTATTAGTCTTTTCCATTTTTGACGACGGTGGAGATAGAAACAAAAACAAAAATCAAAAAACGCTATTAATTAAACCAGGACAGGCATCAACAACCACAGATGAAGAAGGTTTAAATCTACCAAAACCACCAAAAGGGAAAGGCGTTGTCCAGGAGGATGGATCAAAAGAGAGTGAAGATCCCCCCCAAAAAAAATCAGATAGAGAGCCTATTCATGTTATAGCGGCTTCAAAACCCCAAAAAAAATCTAAAGCCGCCTTTAACAAACTTATCGAAAAACAAAAATTAGAAGCAATGCAATATCGGTTTGAATTAAAGAGATCTGCTTTAACATCTCCATTAATCAAATATCAAAAAGACACGCCGATTTTTACCTCAACTGATTTTACAATATCAAATAGTTCATCCCGCCTGGGTGCATTAAAACAGGAATTAGCGCAAGCGAAATCAAGCTTAAACAAATTGAATCAAAATGGCCTTACGAAGAAGAATGGAACAGCCACGTTTCTTGGGTCATCTCGTGGCAAAACTTCTCTTACCCTTTCTGCCCTGCAATCTAATACTGAAAGTGATGGGTCCAATGATGATGGTGGGGGAGAATGGGATAACGGTTATATGATGGACCAAGAGACCAATGCTTTGTCAATTAAAACAGGTTCTATTCTTCCCTCAGTGTTAATTACAGGCATAAATTCTACTTTAGCAGGCTATATAAGCTGTCAAATTAGCCAGAACGTATGGGATACCGCAACCGGTGATAATCTCCTGATTCCTCAAGGTACAAAAGTTTTTGGTCAGTACCAAAACCAAGTCTTGATGGGACAGGAAAGGTTATTTGTAGTCTGGAAACGATTAATATTTCCAGATGGTAGAACAATGACGTTAAACGATATGCCGGGAGCAGATCAGCTTGGATATTCGGGCTTAAAAGATCAGGTAGATAATCATTATTTGCGAATTTATGGTCATGCTCTCCTTATGAGCATAGTAACCGGCACCACGGCATTTGCAATAGATTCTTTAAATAAAGACACCAGCGATTCGACAACTTTCAGCGAATCTATGGGATCTGCTGTAGCTGAACAGATGGGCCAAACTACCATGAGCCTGCTTTCCAAACACATGAATATGTCACCAACTTTGAATATCCGGCCTGGGTATCGACTAAACGTTGTCGTCGTTAAAGATTTAAATTTTACCGAACCTTACGAAGGGAAATTGTAG
- a CDS encoding DNA topoisomerase III — translation MKLYIAEKPSLGREIAQSLGITKKSGSFIECGQDTVTWCFGHMFELWNPQDYGEQFQKWSFDNLPILPQDYQRKPISKTKGQIATIKKLLKNTDTVVNAGDPDREGQLLIDEVLEELAWSGPTERIWITALNSKALKHALAAPMPNADYKGLRDSAYSRSVADWVVGMNLTRAFTLLAQKAGHQGVFSVGRVQTPTIALVVNRDAEIANFKPVDYHVLTATFKSEAGIYDATWQVPENLADFNKRCLDKSVAEQIAGKIEGQKGIVRKAEKTRKKKEVELPFSLSALQTYCSKRWGMAAKKVLEIAQALYEKHKATTYPRTDCRYLASGAFSEVQETLKAIVVADNSLEKFMEACKVDAVPRCFNDKKITAHTAIVPTTEAPNINGMNDDELKVYDAIRRRYIAQFMAAYEFDSTTIITECCEEFFKTTGTTPVIWGWKEILFDDESKNKDQTSELPTVKESDPVNCEKTGVTTKQTRPPAAYTEGTLIADMENIAKYVEDKEAKKILKSETVKGIGTEATRAAIIDGLKFRGYLVVSGKNIISSDKAKEALTVLPESISNPVTTADWEFALNEIASNNGNPEKFQADIAAWVKAEIDHIKGGTVQNFKEKPGFACPNCNKQLRQRKGKNGVFWGCSGYPECTTTYPDKKGKPDLTPKKEKPAALSKFSCQGCGKPLIRRAAKKKDKRGKTQYWWGCSGFPGCRETYFDTNGKPKFKEDI, via the coding sequence ATGAAACTTTACATTGCAGAAAAACCGTCACTCGGCAGAGAAATTGCTCAAAGCCTCGGCATAACAAAAAAATCCGGCTCTTTTATAGAATGTGGGCAAGATACAGTCACCTGGTGTTTTGGGCATATGTTTGAATTATGGAACCCTCAAGATTACGGCGAACAGTTCCAAAAATGGTCTTTTGATAATTTACCAATATTGCCCCAGGATTATCAAAGGAAACCCATTTCTAAAACTAAAGGCCAAATAGCAACAATTAAAAAATTACTCAAAAATACTGATACCGTTGTTAATGCCGGTGATCCAGACAGAGAAGGGCAGCTTTTAATTGACGAAGTGCTTGAAGAATTGGCATGGAGCGGTCCCACGGAAAGGATATGGATAACGGCATTAAATAGCAAAGCACTTAAACACGCCTTGGCCGCACCTATGCCAAACGCTGATTATAAAGGCTTGCGGGATTCTGCTTATAGCCGAAGTGTCGCTGATTGGGTTGTGGGAATGAATCTAACGAGGGCTTTTACTTTACTTGCTCAAAAGGCCGGGCATCAAGGCGTTTTTTCTGTGGGGCGGGTCCAAACCCCTACCATTGCTCTTGTGGTAAACCGGGATGCTGAAATAGCTAATTTTAAACCCGTTGATTATCATGTGCTTACAGCAACATTTAAATCTGAGGCAGGCATTTATGATGCCACCTGGCAAGTACCGGAAAATTTGGCAGACTTTAATAAACGGTGCCTTGATAAATCCGTTGCTGAACAAATTGCCGGAAAAATTGAGGGACAAAAAGGAATCGTCCGGAAAGCGGAAAAAACCAGAAAAAAAAAAGAAGTTGAACTTCCTTTTTCGCTTTCTGCCCTACAAACGTATTGCTCCAAACGATGGGGAATGGCGGCAAAGAAGGTGCTTGAAATAGCCCAAGCTCTTTACGAAAAACACAAAGCCACGACATATCCTCGGACAGATTGCCGGTATCTTGCAAGCGGGGCTTTTTCCGAAGTCCAAGAAACATTAAAAGCCATTGTGGTAGCAGATAACAGCCTTGAAAAATTCATGGAAGCTTGCAAGGTAGACGCAGTTCCCAGGTGCTTTAATGATAAAAAAATAACCGCTCATACTGCGATTGTTCCCACCACCGAAGCACCAAATATTAACGGCATGAATGACGATGAATTAAAGGTTTATGACGCGATCCGCAGGCGGTATATCGCCCAATTCATGGCCGCTTATGAATTTGATTCCACGACTATCATAACGGAATGTTGTGAAGAATTTTTTAAAACAACCGGCACCACCCCTGTTATTTGGGGATGGAAAGAAATTCTTTTTGACGATGAAAGCAAAAATAAAGACCAAACTTCCGAATTGCCCACCGTTAAAGAAAGTGACCCGGTGAATTGTGAAAAAACCGGTGTAACAACTAAGCAGACCAGACCCCCAGCAGCTTACACCGAAGGCACCTTGATTGCTGATATGGAAAATATAGCCAAATATGTTGAAGATAAAGAAGCAAAAAAAATACTTAAATCGGAAACAGTAAAAGGCATAGGCACAGAGGCAACCAGGGCTGCCATCATAGACGGTTTAAAATTTCGGGGTTATCTCGTTGTATCAGGGAAAAATATCATTTCATCTGACAAGGCCAAAGAAGCGTTAACGGTACTGCCTGAATCTATTTCTAATCCTGTCACTACGGCAGATTGGGAATTTGCATTAAATGAAATTGCATCTAATAACGGGAACCCTGAAAAATTTCAGGCAGATATCGCCGCCTGGGTGAAAGCGGAAATTGATCATATTAAAGGCGGGACCGTACAAAATTTTAAAGAAAAGCCAGGGTTTGCCTGCCCTAATTGCAATAAACAATTACGTCAGCGTAAAGGTAAAAACGGCGTATTTTGGGGCTGTTCCGGGTATCCAGAATGCACAACAACCTATCCGGATAAAAAAGGGAAGCCAGATTTAACCCCAAAAAAAGAAAAACCAGCGGCTTTGTCAAAATTTAGTTGTCAGGGCTGTGGAAAGCCGTTGATCCGCAGGGCGGCAAAGAAAAAAGATAAGAGAGGTAAGACACAATATTGGTGGGGATGTTCAGGCTTTCCAGGTTGCCGGGAAACATATTTTGATACTAATGGAAAACCCAAATTTAAGGAGGATATTTAA
- a CDS encoding type IV secretory system conjugative DNA transfer family protein, producing MKAKYGLRQATVERNVFSWLFPLGFISWAIVCMSYATQTIANAYKYDPRLGSPIFRHFYWPWKVFEWQSLLTKPVSNKVDIILGVFGLVSAAFFIFLLKKKPKANTKLHGTATWAEQKELKDMGLEEDEGVYVGGFPVKNGTKYLIHNGPEHILAFAPTRSGKGVGLVIPSLLIWKGSSITLDIKGENYALTAGYKAKIGHKTLRFDPADESHSSARWNPLSEIRLSGSQAIADTQNIAQMICDPDGKGMKDYFTQAGYAFLTGLILHTIVVKRNAALSDVVAEITKSDNDGDIKNLLYAIMDEDHKNILMQRFPTMDNSYAENIKNSIDSYAGEAVIKADRELSGVVSTAITNLSLYRDPTVAKNTSVSDFAISDLMGSEQPVDLYLVVSVANLDRLRPLLRVFFNLALRKMTEKLEFKEGKAVAHYKHRLLLMLDEFTSLGKLEIIEKALAFMAGYGIKAYVIVQDLSQLHKEYTKEESITSNCHVRLAYAPNKPETARLLSEMTGKTTVVDKKISVSGDRIGSMRNASIQMNEVARPLLTPDECSRLKAPLKDGNKNIIAPGDMLIFVAGHNPIYGQQMLFFEDEELLKRTKIEAA from the coding sequence ATGAAAGCAAAATACGGTCTTAGGCAGGCAACCGTGGAGAGAAATGTTTTTTCCTGGCTTTTTCCTTTGGGGTTTATTTCTTGGGCTATAGTCTGCATGAGCTATGCTACGCAAACCATAGCGAACGCATATAAATATGATCCCCGGTTAGGCTCTCCGATATTTAGGCACTTTTATTGGCCCTGGAAAGTCTTTGAATGGCAATCATTATTAACAAAACCCGTGTCCAACAAGGTGGATATAATTTTAGGTGTATTTGGCCTTGTTTCTGCTGCTTTTTTTATTTTTTTGCTTAAAAAGAAACCCAAGGCCAATACTAAATTGCACGGCACCGCAACCTGGGCAGAACAAAAAGAACTTAAAGATATGGGTTTGGAAGAAGATGAAGGCGTTTATGTCGGTGGTTTCCCCGTTAAGAATGGCACAAAATATTTAATCCATAACGGCCCTGAACATATATTAGCGTTTGCTCCAACTAGAAGCGGTAAAGGCGTTGGGCTTGTTATCCCAAGTTTGTTGATATGGAAGGGATCAAGCATAACTCTTGATATAAAAGGAGAAAATTACGCTTTAACTGCTGGATATAAGGCGAAAATAGGACATAAAACTTTGCGGTTTGATCCGGCAGATGAAAGCCATTCTTCTGCCCGGTGGAATCCTTTGTCTGAAATTAGGCTATCCGGCAGCCAAGCTATCGCGGATACCCAAAATATTGCCCAAATGATTTGTGATCCTGATGGCAAGGGAATGAAAGATTATTTCACTCAGGCCGGGTATGCTTTTTTAACCGGATTAATTTTACATACAATTGTTGTTAAAAGGAATGCTGCCCTATCCGATGTTGTGGCTGAAATAACGAAAAGTGATAACGACGGCGATATAAAAAATTTACTCTATGCAATTATGGACGAGGACCACAAAAATATTTTAATGCAACGGTTCCCGACGATGGACAACAGCTATGCCGAAAATATCAAAAATTCAATTGATAGTTATGCCGGGGAAGCTGTGATTAAAGCTGATAGAGAATTATCCGGCGTTGTTTCTACAGCTATAACCAACTTATCATTATATCGTGACCCAACCGTGGCTAAAAACACATCAGTATCAGATTTTGCAATATCTGATCTTATGGGATCTGAGCAGCCAGTAGATTTATATTTGGTGGTGTCTGTCGCAAATCTGGATAGATTAAGACCCTTGCTTCGTGTCTTTTTTAATTTAGCTTTGCGTAAAATGACCGAAAAATTGGAGTTCAAAGAGGGAAAAGCCGTCGCCCATTATAAACATCGGCTATTACTCATGCTGGACGAGTTCACCAGCCTGGGTAAGTTGGAAATCATAGAGAAAGCCTTGGCATTTATGGCCGGTTACGGCATTAAGGCTTACGTCATTGTTCAAGATTTATCCCAACTACACAAAGAATACACGAAGGAAGAATCAATCACATCAAACTGTCATGTCAGGCTTGCCTATGCACCTAACAAGCCAGAAACAGCGAGGCTTTTGTCTGAAATGACCGGAAAAACAACGGTTGTGGATAAAAAGATAAGTGTATCCGGCGACCGAATTGGCAGCATGAGAAATGCCTCTATACAAATGAATGAAGTCGCCCGCCCATTATTAACTCCGGATGAATGTTCAAGGCTAAAAGCCCCCTTAAAAGATGGGAATAAGAACATTATTGCCCCTGGTGATATGTTAATTTTCGTCGCCGGGCATAATCCAATTTATGGTCAACAAATGTTGTTTTTTGAAGATGAAGAATTGTTAAAAAGAACCAAAATTGAGGCAGCATGA
- a CDS encoding ArdC-like ssDNA-binding domain-containing protein: MGRYQDKLNEFGKEVLKAIKSGKAPWQKPWKEGELLEIPKNVTTNNGYKGVNLINLALSGYNDPRWLTFNQAKKLNCKVRKGEKSRAGFYYSPTRLEEELVNGKPVLDENGKEKLVSVDKPVFKSFSLFNATQVEGMEPYKQPVPSWAPEEKAEKILKASGMPIIESQLDRAFYRSSTHIIETPTKAQFSNKSKYYSTAFHELAHATGHHTMLDRDKDITSKEGRAKEELRAEISTWLICSQIGLGYDPAEQENNVNYVAGWLSALGDKDRAKELGFAMKDAEKIADYILSMDKERSIDNNVVAGSAEQTLTDLAKDELTKKDMTHVLADIRSYAKQSGIKIDQGEDQKLSQSYKAGFLSGANLVNPMDSTDNSLAWNIGFKDGLGESERLEKKANQPTIKEKSHNVTQKIYINVPYAEKNEAKDLGAKWDTNQKSWFIGPDADKQLFQKWLGPQEKKGVDMQKVFDQFRENASRIGALIDNPIADGKKHRVQVEGDTNKKKSGEYVLHPDGRPAGQIKNFRTDEFIKFKFEGHVDIQLDQAFKKADELIKDRQEGFEKAAKTAFGIYVNAEKTTDHPYLSAKGVNGGKEYRQDKSGRLIIPAVNPKTKKIETLQFINSDGSKQFLSGGKKTGNCHILGELDENKPVLLAEGYSTGKTLHDISNLPAVVCFDANNLENVAKQIRELMPSADLYFCADNDHALKNNVGVEKAEKAAKAVGGEVIIPKFSEASIRQGMTDFNDLSKCKMGKSRIERQLQSKIPFLAKDKGQEIGR; encoded by the coding sequence ATGGGTAGATATCAGGATAAATTAAATGAATTTGGCAAAGAAGTTCTTAAAGCCATTAAAAGCGGTAAAGCCCCGTGGCAAAAACCATGGAAAGAAGGAGAGCTTCTTGAAATCCCTAAAAACGTAACCACAAATAACGGTTATAAGGGGGTGAATCTCATTAATCTTGCATTGAGTGGGTATAATGATCCCCGATGGTTGACGTTTAACCAGGCAAAAAAATTAAATTGCAAAGTCCGGAAAGGTGAAAAATCGCGTGCTGGTTTTTATTATTCGCCCACTCGCCTGGAAGAAGAACTTGTGAACGGAAAACCTGTCCTTGACGAAAATGGCAAAGAAAAATTGGTGTCTGTTGATAAGCCTGTTTTCAAATCCTTTTCATTGTTTAATGCAACTCAAGTGGAGGGCATGGAGCCATACAAACAGCCTGTGCCGTCCTGGGCGCCGGAAGAAAAAGCGGAAAAAATATTAAAAGCGTCTGGCATGCCAATTATAGAGAGTCAGCTTGACCGGGCATTTTATCGTTCGTCAACTCATATCATTGAAACTCCTACCAAAGCACAGTTTAGTAACAAATCAAAGTATTATTCAACTGCTTTCCATGAATTGGCCCATGCGACAGGACACCATACTATGTTGGATCGGGACAAAGATATTACAAGTAAGGAAGGCAGGGCAAAAGAAGAATTACGGGCTGAAATTTCGACCTGGCTTATCTGTTCTCAAATTGGCCTTGGGTATGATCCTGCAGAGCAGGAGAACAACGTAAATTATGTTGCCGGATGGTTATCTGCATTGGGCGATAAAGATCGGGCCAAAGAATTAGGCTTTGCGATGAAAGACGCTGAAAAAATTGCAGATTATATACTTAGTATGGATAAGGAGCGGTCAATCGACAACAATGTAGTGGCAGGATCAGCGGAACAGACTTTAACAGATTTGGCTAAGGATGAGTTGACCAAAAAAGACATGACCCACGTTCTTGCTGACATTCGATCTTATGCGAAACAGTCAGGTATTAAAATTGATCAGGGTGAAGATCAAAAATTGAGTCAATCATACAAGGCCGGATTTCTGTCCGGAGCGAATTTGGTAAATCCAATGGATTCAACGGATAATTCCCTAGCTTGGAATATCGGTTTTAAAGATGGTTTGGGTGAGTCAGAACGCCTTGAAAAGAAAGCTAACCAGCCGACAATTAAAGAAAAATCTCACAATGTAACACAAAAAATTTATATCAATGTTCCTTATGCCGAAAAAAATGAAGCCAAAGACCTGGGGGCAAAATGGGATACGAATCAAAAATCTTGGTTCATTGGACCCGATGCCGATAAGCAACTTTTCCAGAAGTGGTTAGGACCTCAAGAAAAAAAAGGTGTTGATATGCAAAAAGTTTTTGATCAATTTCGGGAAAATGCTTCCCGAATAGGTGCTTTGATTGATAATCCAATTGCCGATGGGAAAAAACATCGGGTCCAGGTAGAAGGTGATACAAATAAAAAAAAATCCGGTGAATATGTTCTTCATCCAGACGGCAGGCCTGCCGGACAGATCAAAAATTTTAGAACCGATGAATTTATTAAGTTTAAATTTGAGGGTCATGTCGATATCCAACTGGATCAGGCCTTTAAAAAAGCAGATGAATTAATTAAAGATCGTCAGGAAGGCTTTGAAAAGGCCGCTAAAACCGCTTTTGGAATTTATGTCAACGCCGAAAAAACAACAGATCACCCTTACCTTTCTGCAAAAGGTGTCAATGGCGGGAAAGAATACAGACAAGATAAAAGTGGAAGGCTTATCATACCAGCCGTTAATCCAAAAACAAAAAAAATTGAAACGCTTCAATTCATTAATTCGGATGGTTCTAAACAATTTCTTTCAGGTGGCAAGAAAACGGGCAACTGTCATATCCTGGGAGAGTTAGACGAAAACAAGCCTGTTCTTCTTGCCGAAGGTTATTCGACAGGTAAAACGCTGCACGATATAAGCAACCTCCCGGCTGTCGTTTGTTTCGATGCCAACAACCTTGAAAATGTTGCTAAACAAATCAGAGAGTTGATGCCGTCTGCTGATTTATATTTTTGTGCGGACAATGATCATGCCCTTAAAAACAATGTTGGTGTTGAAAAAGCAGAAAAAGCCGCCAAAGCGGTGGGTGGTGAAGTGATTATTCCCAAATTTTCTGAGGCGAGCATACGGCAGGGGATGACAGATTTTAATGATCTCTCAAAGTGTAAGATGGGTAAAAGCCGCATTGAAAGGCAACTTCAATCAAAAATTCCGTTTTTGGCGAAAGATAAGGGACAGGAGATCGGAAGATGA
- a CDS encoding VirB8/TrbF family protein, with the protein MTAENKTLKNHYLAGRQAWSEMFGSFIQERNLWRRAAILISVIAILLAIGNIMQLTQNKVVPYVVEVDRAGRVSGGLMAKKLETTQEIIQYSLAQFISAWRTVTADIALQEKYLRQSSFMSIGAARNILSQWYSKNNPYITSEKKLVEVRIQALPLYISGETWLVEWLEIERSHKGVERSRKTFQANLVIKRKIPETQEEILCNANGIYIAEISYSQKIQ; encoded by the coding sequence ATGACCGCAGAAAATAAAACATTAAAAAATCATTATTTAGCTGGTCGGCAGGCATGGTCTGAAATGTTCGGTTCTTTTATTCAGGAGCGAAACTTATGGCGTAGGGCGGCAATCCTCATCAGTGTTATCGCAATTCTTTTGGCTATTGGTAATATCATGCAATTAACGCAAAATAAGGTTGTTCCATATGTCGTTGAAGTTGACAGGGCGGGGCGTGTTTCTGGTGGCTTGATGGCTAAAAAACTTGAAACCACACAAGAAATAATTCAATACAGTTTAGCTCAATTTATTTCGGCCTGGCGAACAGTCACCGCCGATATTGCATTACAAGAAAAATACCTTCGTCAATCAAGTTTCATGTCTATAGGCGCTGCTAGAAATATTCTCAGCCAATGGTATAGCAAAAATAATCCATATATCACCAGTGAAAAGAAATTAGTCGAAGTCAGAATTCAAGCCTTGCCGCTATATATCAGCGGTGAAACTTGGTTGGTGGAATGGCTTGAAATTGAACGATCACATAAAGGCGTTGAGCGATCCCGCAAAACTTTTCAAGCCAATTTAGTCATAAAACGTAAAATACCAGAAACTCAGGAAGAAATTCTTTGTAATGCTAACGGCATATATATCGCCGAAATAAGTTATAGCCAAAAAATCCAATAA
- the trbG gene encoding P-type conjugative transfer protein TrbG has product MKKILFTILCLSIFLTTSQAAEFVSPVGARLSKKEIKALELQKKWERGTLEPITTQNGKTCFVYGQSVPTIVVAPYRAADVELQPGEIINAMVLGDNARWMAEIVFSGSGGISTSHVVFKTLDSGIQTTVVITTDRRVYHLVLKSDKRKHMLYSGFLYPQEHLIIANAAKERIRTEDQKKITPEGFDISKLNFNYDIVGDANWKPVQVFDNGIKTYIKLPKMQELPMFLVKTDAGEGLVNYRVKNNCFIVDLLFDEGYLVIGVGKHKERITLKRLGV; this is encoded by the coding sequence ATGAAAAAAATCTTATTTACAATATTATGCCTTTCCATTTTTTTAACAACGAGTCAGGCCGCAGAATTTGTCAGTCCTGTAGGAGCGCGTCTTAGTAAAAAAGAGATAAAAGCGTTAGAGCTACAAAAAAAATGGGAACGCGGAACATTAGAACCAATCACAACACAAAATGGAAAAACTTGTTTCGTTTATGGACAAAGCGTCCCTACGATAGTTGTAGCCCCTTATAGAGCGGCAGATGTAGAGCTACAGCCGGGTGAAATTATTAATGCAATGGTTTTAGGTGATAATGCCCGGTGGATGGCAGAAATAGTCTTTTCCGGATCTGGCGGGATTAGCACTAGCCACGTTGTTTTTAAAACTTTAGATTCAGGAATCCAAACGACTGTTGTAATAACGACTGACCGTCGTGTTTATCATTTGGTTTTAAAATCAGATAAGCGCAAACACATGCTTTACTCTGGTTTTCTTTATCCTCAAGAACATTTGATAATAGCGAATGCCGCCAAAGAAAGAATTAGAACAGAAGATCAAAAAAAAATCACACCCGAAGGCTTCGATATTTCCAAATTAAATTTTAATTACGACATTGTAGGCGATGCCAATTGGAAGCCAGTACAAGTTTTCGACAATGGAATTAAAACCTATATTAAATTGCCTAAAATGCAAGAATTACCAATGTTCCTGGTAAAAACGGATGCCGGGGAGGGTCTTGTTAATTATCGGGTAAAGAATAATTGTTTCATCGTTGATCTACTTTTTGATGAGGGCTATCTCGTCATCGGTGTTGGGAAGCATAAAGAGCGAATAACTCTTAAAAGATTGGGGGTGTAA
- a CDS encoding conjugal transfer protein TrbH, with product MRVIKIPIFLFVVLTLMGCVSTTPKKESWVLKSKENNPAPCCDVIIDRLVLEYPPAQTTLHLSKSENLDFDKLLESKARKAGYKISQRRESVKISYIIDMMDEHIGYIHLKSSKGLVFNQMFRLPNYLLYGNYTKQISEVKK from the coding sequence ATGAGAGTTATAAAAATCCCCATTTTTTTATTTGTGGTTTTAACTTTAATGGGCTGTGTCTCTACCACCCCAAAAAAAGAGTCTTGGGTCCTAAAATCAAAAGAAAATAATCCTGCTCCATGTTGTGATGTAATTATAGATCGCCTTGTATTGGAATATCCCCCAGCCCAAACAACCCTTCACCTTTCAAAAAGCGAAAATCTTGATTTCGATAAACTTCTTGAAAGTAAAGCGCGAAAAGCTGGTTATAAAATCAGTCAAAGGAGAGAATCAGTAAAAATAAGCTATATCATCGACATGATGGATGAACATATAGGGTATATCCATCTTAAAAGCAGTAAAGGTCTTGTTTTTAATCAAATGTTTAGACTGCCTAATTACCTTTTGTATGGCAATTATACTAAACAAATCAGCGAGGTTAAAAAATGA
- a CDS encoding S26 family signal peptidase, with protein sequence MKHLLFVISLTAIVILFISNYCYINATASLPVGLYLKTNQPIKIGSIVVFYPDLNENPFAAKYVSPGIPLMKRVAFLSGQTFHLPPASNIDSKGRTITPFSPKTGIVPSEQLVVVGNTKYSLDSRYLGFIPQSSIIDTVSPLFVF encoded by the coding sequence ATGAAACACTTGTTATTTGTAATTAGCCTGACAGCCATAGTGATCCTGTTTATATCTAACTATTGTTATATAAACGCAACGGCAAGCTTGCCAGTTGGTTTATATTTAAAAACAAATCAGCCTATAAAAATAGGGTCTATTGTAGTTTTTTATCCGGACCTTAATGAAAATCCTTTTGCCGCGAAATATGTTTCCCCTGGTATTCCATTAATGAAAAGAGTTGCTTTTCTATCAGGTCAGACATTCCACTTGCCGCCGGCGTCTAATATCGACAGTAAAGGCCGAACGATTACACCTTTTTCTCCGAAAACAGGCATAGTGCCTTCTGAGCAATTAGTTGTGGTCGGCAATACAAAATATTCGTTGGATAGTCGGTATCTTGGGTTTATCCCCCAATCGTCAATAATTGATACAGTCTCCCCGCTTTTTGTTTTCTAA